AGCAGAGTTCCAATCTCAGTTTTCGGGTAGCCCATAATTCTTCCAACTCCTGCCTCAAACCAGCTAACCTATCGAGCGCAGCTTCTACCGCTGCGATCTGAAAATATCGCTCCGTTCGTTTACGCAATCTTACAAATGACAAATCTGACAAATTCAAGTAGAGAAGTGACTGACAGAACCAGTGGTATCGGGAGCATCGGTAGATTCTCTCAGTTCTCGCAGCAACGCTTCGCCTTGAACGATAGTCGACGCACAAGCTTCCAAACAGGAGGCTCGATGTTGCGCGCACTGTTCCAACAATCTTTCCGCTGTTTCCAAATTTTCTGCAACTTCATCCTGTTGCAATTCTTGTCGTAACTCGTCTACCCAACCGCTCAACTATCAAACATAAACATAAATCTCGACGTTTTCCCATCAAATTCTACGTCCTCtcatttcttctctttctcctttcaGTTACCTCTTTTTCATGCGTATAAAAAACAACAGCCAAATCTAATCTTCGACGTCGTTGTTCGACTCTTGCCGCAAAACTACTGACGTGAGCTTCCAATTCTTGTGCAACTGCATATATTTCGTCGGCCGCGCATTCCCCAGTGTGAGCTAACTCTTGAGCAGCGGTAAGTAGTTTGGTGGCGTTCGTATAAGTATTCTGCAGAAGATCGATAAATTGATCAACTAACGATACTACCACACCACCATCATCACTACTAACGATAAGATAATTACCTGTGCAACGTTTTCAAAATGTTCGTGACTTTTCTGATATACTCGTGCTTTTTGAAGATTACGACCTACACCCGTATTCTTACGAATGAAAACTTCACCGTGGTTGGTTAACCAATCTAAAACTTGCTTCACATCCTCTTGAAACAAtctgtaaataattataatatataaaaatcgtattaaattttatgtatacggcaaaatatatttatttaccttAATGCAAGTCGTTGATGTAATTTCACTTTCCGGGCATGCCAACGAGCTTCCAACGCTCTGTGATGACCCAAAATTTGATGGATCACTGCCAACACGTGCGACGCACCCTCGCTATAATCCGCCGCTGGATTTCCGCTCATGCCGGTATGTCCATCGATTCCGCCGTGTCCATCTTGACTCTGAAGAAATTCATTACCATATATCCACttgattattttcaaattcttttttttttttttccgcttTCTCTTTAAAGCAATCTAAACATCTACTCGATTAGCTACACGTGcatcgttatcgttatcgttatcatCGTCATTATTAATActtataataaagaaaaagccAAAGTATTCCGCCGTCGAATCAGGCTGAACAGATCGAACCAAAATACAAGCACGCGTTacgtttttaaataaaatacaatacatTCAAGAGATACGCAGACACAAAATTGATCGTGAAGAAAAACAATGCAAAAAGCGAACGATCAAGATTAGTTTGCAGACATGTACATGTATATTCGTGCACACTAACAGACGTACATGTTTTCTGGTTGTATGGTCTATCCCTTGCGGTTGATTACAGACTTGCACCAGGTGATCCAGTTGATAAAGAAGCTTCTTACTGGTACTATGCACCTAAACAATAATGATTACCCAAAACCATATTTAACATTTTCCAGGAATATCGTATCTCGTTGAAACTcataaaattgaacaattttacaatttctaCATCGAAATATATCGAACCAATTTTATACACGCATTCCCCCAATGCATCCAtcacgtttcttttcttcgaaaAGTTAACAGCTTTACCATCTAACCcctattatttattgaaaaaaaaaaacattattttctatcAGATCCCCGCATACCAAGCGCATGTTTATCAGTTAGAAGCTACGAAAAGAATCGTTTTCATACATAATCATCGATGCGAAACGTATCCGAGTCTGTACCGTGCGTCGATCCGAAGCTGTGACAAACTTGCAGCATCGAGCCTAGACCACTCAAAAGTGCTTGATACGCGTCATAAACCTGCCAAATATCGTGACATTTCACTATAAAAATCTACCTTTCGTACGTATTAGATCGATCAACGACACGAATCACCACGTTTCACCAgttacaagaaataaaaatatcacttTATCCTCTATTCAACGCTATTTAAAGCTATTTAAAGCTATTTAAAGCAACAAACTTACGTTCTATCATGAAACGTAACAATGGTACATTTAACTGGTACGAAAGATGAAGCACGTATGGCATACGCATACATATcgtaaaataaagaaatgaacatTACCTCCGTATAAGCTTGACACATAGCTTCGTAAAGACTTTGGTGCTGTCGTATATGCGATTCTAAGATTGGAATTTCATTAGGCAAATTTCCAACATCACAAGCTTGACTCCATCCCGCAACGTTATCGACGTATTGTTCCGCCTTATGATGAAATACAACGCTCAAACCGAGTACCGCTGTACGTTCGTCGAGTCCTGCGGCAAATTCTTTCCAAGCTCGATCCAGCCGATTGGCCACAGCTCTTACGTGTCCAGCAGCGTAGTGCTGAGTTTCAAGTAAACGGCTGGCCGTCaaaatttgatttatatttacataaacGTTCATCGAGCTCATCGTGAAATGCTTATGTTCTTCTTGCAAACTTTTTGCTAGCTGATACGATCGACCGATCTCGACGTAattcgccaaaaatccttctctATTGTGACAAATCCAATCGAACATCTTTTCACAATCCTGCTCGAACAGTCTCAGTTGGAAACACTGatccaatttcattttcttaataTGCCACAACTGCAAAAGATGTTGTTGAGCAGCGTGTAGAGAATCCAAGTGCTGAATTACCAAGGCTGCTAACGCTCGTCCATCCGGATCGGTACCACCTGCAGCACCACTTTCTATGCTACCTCCTTCGCTACCAGTACCGCTAATACCTGACAATAAacgttcttttatttcttaCGACTATTCCTTTCGTTATtatataaatgataaatgataaatgataaatgatatagaaataacTGAAACTCCTTTCTTTACCATTGTTGAAACGTTGTAATAATCGTTGACCGATAACTTGGATCTCTTCGACCGGAACTTTCataattttcttcttcatttcatTATGTAAATCGATCCCGTGTTTCGCACCGGATGCGTCATCCGCAAAGTCGTTTCGACTCAGATCCTCCTGCAAATCGTCCAATCTGTCTAGAAGCTCACCCGCTTGCCACGTAAAATCTTCTACAGCTAGTCTCGTATCGATCCATTGAGCATGATCGTATTGTAAAGATCCATCTAAATCCGCAGTTAGCTGCGACGGATCGATCACTTTCGTCAAAGCCTCCAAACTGATGGTATTTATCTGAAATTATAAACAATACTTGACAAGCTTTTGCTCCAACTTAAACGCAAATCaacccttttcttcttttacctcaaaattatatttcttttgctTAGCTAACGACGTTCGTTGTTTCTGCCAAAAGTTTTCAGGTTTTATAATGAAAGCCACATGGACAGATCGATGAAAATGCTCGTGCAACACCTTAAACATCTTATTGTTAGCGATCCTTCAATGCGAAAGGTACGCCTCGATCAACGCGATCGTTAATACAATAGAATACAACCTTTAGAATGGGTTTGACGGAATCCCAGGTAGCACCGCGCATATCCACTATCACGGTGAAACGCAAACCCCTAGCTTCGTCGCCAGGTACGGTTAAGAGATATTGCAAAAGACGACGATAGTCCTCGGGTTTCGTACGTTCGCGTCTCGGAGTAGTTGGAAAAACGAGTACGGGTCCACCTCTGCGATCTCGGCCACCGGGAAGTATAGCCAAACGATCTTGAAGTAAAGGTAGAACCTCGGCCGCTCTTGTTCCATCCATTTCTCTTACTTTTATTCAATCCAGTTGAatctatacaaaaatatttacaattttacatTCAATGTACGTAACCAATCAGCTTAGAAGAAAttctatttctaattaaaataagaaaaaaactcTGCGCTCAGGTACAAGGAAAGCAAACGATTAAACCGTTTAAgatttattacaatatattatttatacacacacacacacacacacacacacacacacacggttGGATTCCTGAAAGATGAAAATGTTTGAAGAAACATTTACTGATATTTAAAGACAgaacaagaaaagaaagagagagagggagagagggagagagaaaaaaacgaCAGAACCACACAAGCAGCGTCAGTTTAATTATTGCCATTGCCAAAATCACGATTAGTATTCGTATCGTTACCACCGTTACCTGCAATCGCGTCACTGACGTGGAAAAATTACGTTCAACTCGATAGTTGATATTCATACTTGTCAAGTGATTTAGACAATTGTATACGAAGAAAAACCAAGTCAGTAATCAGTTTCGATGCGAAACCgaaccgttttttttttttcggtttatcCGTTTACTTAGCTCGTACCTTCGCGTATAatatgtattatatgtatatatcacgAAACACGAACGAGAAAGCACAGTCGagtcaaaatgaaaattgtttcgCTTACCCGTTCAACAAATCAATCCGACGAAACTTCGATCGTCTCGACTCTCTTATttctactatacatacattCCGTCGAAAAAATGTGTTACGATTCATATTGTTCGTTCGTTGGTTTCCTAAAATTTCTAAAGCTGTAATTAACGTGAAACTGCAAAACTACTACCTGCCAATGGCAGTCCACCATATTTGAGCCTGTTTGAACAAGAAACTTTCAATGCCTTCCTTGTTCGAACGCCGACGTTACGGTTACGGGATCCATTGTTGATACACATTTACGTCGTGCGAGGGCACCGCACACGGCTTTTCTCTCTGCGTTCTTCGCTTCTTTGTTAATTTAcgtttatatatgtatgtatttaggTACATATACTGGTTGGTGTTGGATGCAATGCGTATAGCAGATACATAACCTAACTCCCTAACCTTCTGAAGTAAAttcatatgtatttataatatacatacaaCTTTACCGAAAGTGAAAAACGTTTTCTAAACTGTGAAAAGTACTTTGTAAAGGAAATAATTCGTAGCACTTTCTGCCTGAAAAAATCTTTTATCGCGCATTATGCGCATACTTTTTTTCCATTCATCTCTGTTTCTCTTTACCGAAGAAGACACGAAGACACCAGGCACCGTTTATTTCGAATTTTAGCGCTATTACCGAAGAATCATTAACGCAAATGTTCATCACCGTTATCGTCGTGTTGAGAATTGATTAGTCAACTTGCTATCGTTCGATTATGGCGAACACAGTTTTCCGAATTTTTACAAGAGACGTTTCCCCACGGTTAACAATTCGTATGGAGCAAGTTCGTTGCGGACATCATCTACGAGGAAAACCACCAACGATCGCTCGAAATTTAAAGCAACGACTCGAGGGTACGCGTATAATGTTTTTCCTCTAAGATGCTGATCCTTTTCTAACCTGTTGTATTTCACTTTTAGAACTGAATCAAACGGATCCAGCATTATCATTCAAAGTAAACATAGGTTTCTCCGTGCCAAAAATTTCATCCGAAAAAAAGAGTATTTGGatgaacgaaataaaagttAACAGATCCGACGATCAATTTGAAAAGCAACTAAGAAGCGGAGAGTGTAAGTAAAACATCAACTAGTGAAATATTGTACGATAGCGAAGagtatacatatttcacttgTCCCTTTCTCGTAGTGCCTGTTAATTTGGAGACGGTAAAGGAAGTTTGGTGGGAAGCATCCAGTCCATTTCATATTCGTACAATCGCAGACCATTATGGAATTTTTCAAGACACGTTTGGCGATGCATATTTTTTTCCAGTCGTACCTTTAGAAATCGCTTACAAAGTCGAAGAGGATGCTTTCGCCAAAGTTTACACTGGAAACGTAATAAAGCCTGCGGAAGCATCGAAACCACCAGCTATCGCTTACAAAGCCGAATCAGATAGTTTGTGGACTTTAATAATGTCTACACCCGACGGCAACATGCAGAACTCATCGAACGAATATTGTCATTGGTTTTTGTGAgtgaatacaatttttttttttttactctcaactttttacttttttgaTAAGAACGTTTATCTTAGAGGGAACATTCCTGAGAATAAAATAGGACAGGGTGAAGAAATAATAGATTATTTAAGACCAATTACACCTCGAGGAGTTGGTTATTATCGTTATGCGTTTATCCTGTACAA
This Osmia lignaria lignaria isolate PbOS001 chromosome 9, iyOsmLign1, whole genome shotgun sequence DNA region includes the following protein-coding sequences:
- the mRpL38 gene encoding mitochondrial ribosomal protein L38; translated protein: MANTVFRIFTRDVSPRLTIRMEQVRCGHHLRGKPPTIARNLKQRLEELNQTDPALSFKVNIGFSVPKISSEKKSIWMNEIKVNRSDDQFEKQLRSGELPVNLETVKEVWWEASSPFHIRTIADHYGIFQDTFGDAYFFPVVPLEIAYKVEEDAFAKVYTGNVIKPAEASKPPAIAYKAESDSLWTLIMSTPDGNMQNSSNEYCHWFLGNIPENKIGQGEEIIDYLRPITPRGVGYYRYAFILYKQNQRLDYAEYKKTPPPCLRLTDRDWNTLKFYQKYQDYLTPAGLAFFQSDWDPTVTKFYHSVLGTKEPIFQYDFPKQYIKPQVWFPKRQPFNLYMDRYKDPKDVMKEFLLRKLKIVHPFKEPKPPLKYPNACTFPRDTPSWLKLEKTKERLGRGRVNEMNESV